The Halobacterium hubeiense genome contains the following window.
CGTCTCCGAGGCCGTTCGGACGACGCTCGGCCCGAAGGGGATGGACAAGATGCTCGTGGACTCCACGGGCGAAGTCGTCGTCACGAACGACGGCGTCACCATCCTCAAGGAGATGGACATCGAGCACCCGGCGGCCAACATGATCGTCGAGGTCGCCGAGACACAGGAGACCGAGGTCGGCGACGGCACCACGTCCGCCGTCGTCGTCTCCGGTGAACTCCTCTCGGAGGCCGAGGACCTCCTCGAACAGGACATCCACGCGACCACGCTCGCGCAGGGCTACCGACAGGCCGCCGAGCAGGCCCGCGAGTTCCTCGAGGAGAAGGCCGTGGACATCTCCCCGGACGACACCGAGGAGCTGGAGAAGCTCGCCGCCACCTCGATGACCGGGAAGGGCGCCGAGAACGCCAAGGACGTCCTCTCCAGCCTCGTGGTCCGCGCCGTCCAGTCGGTCGCCGACGAGGACAGCGTCGACACGGACAACATCAAAGTCGAGAAGGTCACCGGCGGCGCCATCGAGAACTCCGAGCTCATCGAGGGCGTCATCGTGGACAAGGAGCGCGTCAACGAGAACATGCCCTTCGGCGTCGAGGACGCCAAGATCGCGCTCGTCGACGACGGCCTCGAAATCAAGGAGACCGAAATCGACACCGAGGTCAACGTCACCGACCCCGACCAGCTCCAGCAGTTCCTCGACCAGGAAGAGGAGCAGCTCAAGGAGATGGTCGATTCGCTCGCCGACGCCGGCGCGAACGTCGTCTTCGTGGACGGCGGCATCGACGACATGGCCCAGCACTACCTCGCGCAGGAGGGCATCCTCGCCGTCCGCCGCGTGAAATCCGACGACTTCACCCGTCTGTCCCGCGCCACCGGCGCGACGCCGGTCTCGAACGTCAACGACATCGAAGCCGACGACCTCGGTGAAGCCGGCAGCGTCGCCCAGAAGGACATCGGCGGCGACGAGCGCATCTTCGTCGAGGACGTCGAGGAAGCGAAGTCCGTCACGCTCATCCTCCGCGGCGGCACCGAGCACGTCGTCGACGAAGTCGAGCGCGCCATCGACGACTCGCTCGGCGTCGTTCGCGTCACGCTCGAAGACGGCAAGGTGCTGCCCGGCGGCGGCGCCCCCGAGACCGAGCTCGCGATGGAGCTGCGCCAGTTCGCCGACTCCGTCGGCGGCCGCGAGCAGCTCGCCGTCGAAGCGTTCGCGGACGCGCTGGAAGTCATCCCGCGCACGCTCGCGGAGAACGCGGGCCACGACCCCATCGACTCCCTCGTGGACCTCCGCAGCCAGCACGACGCCGGCAACTCCGCGGCCGGCCTCGACGCCTACACCGGCGAAGTCATCGACATGGACGCCGAGGGCGTCGTCGAGCCGCTCCGCGTGAAGACCCAGGCCATCGAATCCGCCACCGAAGCGGCGACGATGATTCTCCGCATCGACGACGTCATCGCCGCGGGCGACCTCGCCGGCGGTCAGGTCGGCGGCGACGACGGCGGCGACGAAGGCCCGCCCGCCGGCGGCCCCGGCGGCATGGGCGGCGGTATGGGCGGCGGCATGGGCGGGATGATGTAGTACCTTTTTCCTGCACTCACTCGGGCGCTGACGCGCCCTCGTTCGCTGGGAAAAAGCTACGCTAAAAAGCCCCGTCGGACCCCCTACGGGGGTCCTCGGGGCCAGCGCGCTTCGCGCGCTGTGAACCGGCGACCTCCGGTCGCCGGATGCTCCCGTTCGCGCCGCGCTGCACCGCTCGCTCACCGACTCGCGTCTTTCTTTCCGAACTGCCGGACAGCGTCGGCTGTCGACACAAGGGAGGTTCTAAGTGCGGTGCCCGCAATTTTTGCGGCATGGAGACGCTGCTGCTCAACAAAGACGACGTCAGCGAGAACGTCCAGATGGCGGACCTGATTCCGGCCGTCGAGGACGCGTTCGCGGCCTACCAGACGGGCGACGCCCAGATGCCCTCGAAGTCCTACATCGACCTCCCCGAGTACAACGGCGACTTCCGGTCGATGCCCGCGTACCTGGACGCCGGCGACTGGGACGCCGCCGGCATCAAGTGGGTGAACGTCCACCCGGACAACCCCACGCACTACGACCTCCCGACCGTGATGGGGACGATGGTGTACTCCGACCCCGAGAACGCCTACCCGCTGGCCATCATGGACGGCACCGAACTCACGATGCAGCGCACGGGCGCCGCCGCGGCCGTCGCCACCGACTACCTCGCAATCGAGGACGCCACCTCGTTCGGCGTCGTCGGCGCCGGCGTCCAGTCGTACACGCAGCTGGAAGCCATCTCGACGGTCCGCGACATCGAGGAAGTCGTCGTCAGCGACGTCAACGAGGACGCCGTGCGCGCGTTCGTCGAGCACTTCGAGGACCGCTTCGACGTCCGCGAGGGCTCGATTAGCGACGCCGGCCACTGCGACGTGCTCTCGACGGTCACCCCCGTCGAGGACCCCATCGTCTCCCGCGAGGACGTCGCCGACCACACGCACGTCAACGCGATGGGTGCCGACGCCGAAGGCAAACACGAACTCGCCGACGACCTCCTCCTCGACGCCAAACTCGTCATCGACGACCACGCCCAGACCACGCACTCCGGCGAAATCAACGTACCCTACAACGCGGGCGTGCTCGGCGACGACGACATCTACGGCGAAGTCGGCGAACTCGTCACCGGCCTCAAGGACGGCCGCACTCCCGACGACGGCGTCACCGTCTTCGACTCCACGGGACTGGCGATTCAGGACGTCGCCGCCGCCCACGTCGCCTACGAGCACGCCGACGAACACGACAACGGCTACGCGTTCGACCTGCTCGGGGTCTAGGAACGCACTTTTTGCGCTGCGGGGGTGCGCCGAAGGCGCACCCCTCTCGGCAAAAACTTGCAGAAAAAGCGCCGTCGGACCCCACTACGGGGGCCCTCGGCGCCAGCGGCGCTCGCGGATGCTTGCTCGTTACTCGCTGCGAAGCTCGCGGAGGCGCTGGCGGCCGGGCGCGATGAGTTCGTCGAGGTAGTCCGCGAGCGCGCCCTTCGCGTCCGCGGGGTGGAGTTCGCCGGCTTCGAGGTCCGCGGCGAGCGCCTCGTAGTCGTCGTACTCCAGATTCCCGCCGTACTCGTCGGGGCGCTCGACGACGACCTCCTCGAAGCGCGGGAAGACGTGGTACTGGAACAGCTCCAGCACGGGGTTGACGAGGTCGCCCTCGGGGTCGCGGGTCGGCGGGCAGAACGCCGAGTTCACCTTCTCTTCGAGGTCTTCCGTGGAGTCCTCCATGGAGATAGTGATGCCCTCGCTGGAGGACATCTTCCCCTCGCCCGTGCCGAGGTCGCCGACGATGGGCGTGTGGATGGCGGGGCGCTTCTCGTAGCCCAGACTCGGGAGTTCCTCGCGGGCGAGCATGTGGACCTTCCGCTGGTCCATCCCGCCGACGGCGACGTCGACGTCGAGGTACTCGATGTCCAGCGCCTGCATCAGCGGGTAGACGACGTGGCTGACCTTCGCCGTCTCGCCGCCCTGAATCTCGGCCATCGCGCGCTGCGCGCGGTTCAGCGACGTCGCCAGCTCCAGCTCGTGGAGGTCGAGTTCGTAGTCGTCGTCGAGCTGGTAGTCGCTACCGAGCACGAACTCCGTCTGGTCGTCGTCGAGCCCGTACGCGAGGAACTGCTCTTTCATCTGCTCGGCGGTGTCCCGAATCTCCTCGAAGGAGCCCTTCCCGTTGAGGTACGCGTGGACGTCCGCGAGGAGGACGACGACCTCTAAGCCGGCGTCCTGCAGGTCGATGAGCTTGTTCGCGGTGAGCAGGTGGCCGAGGTGGAGCACGCCCGAGGGCTCGTAGCCGACGTACGCTCGCTTCCCGTCGGGGTCGTCGGCGAGCGCTTCGACTTCCTCCTCGGTCACGACTTCCGCCGCGTTCCGCGTGAGGAGTTCGTAGGTGTCCATACGACTGCGGAGTCAGCGCTGGGGGTTAAGCGGTTTGGATGCGTGCCAACGCGTCAGAATCAGGGGATGACCGTCACGGGCACGCGGTCGGCGTGCAGCACGGTCTCGGCGGCGCTCCCGAGGAGCGCGCGCTCGATTGCGCCGGCGCCGTGGTGACCCATCACGACGTGGTCGTAGCCGCGGTCCTCGACGAGTTCGAGGATGTCGTCGCCGACGCTGTCGCTGGGCCGGAACTCCACGTCGACGTCCGTGTTGACCTCGGGTTCGGTGTCGACGTCCTGTGCGTCGAGGACGCGCGCGGCGCGGTCGAGGACGGCGTCCGTGCTCTCGGACTCGGCCTCCGCGAAGTGGACGGCGTCGAGGCGTCCCTCGTAGCGGCGCGCCATCTCCGCGGCGAACCCGAGCGCGCGGAAACTGCAGTCGGAGCCGTCGACGGGGACGAGGATGTCCATGTGCGGTAGTGCGCTGCCGCGGAGTTACGCGTTGCGGTGGAGCGCGTCCAGCGCTTCGGCGGCCTCGCGGGCGGCTTCGAGGAACTCGCGGGCGCGCCGCGGGTCGTCGGCGCTGGCGCCGCGACGCGCGAGCGCGGCAATCGAGGATTCGAGGGCGTCGGCGGCCTCGCCGGTCGCCGCGCTGGCCGCTGGCTCGCCGCGGGCCGCCGGCTGTTCGGTCGGCGCGGAGCGCTGTTCGCGGGCGGGCTGGGAAGCTTGGCGGTCGGCGGGCTGGCGGGCCTCGGCGGGCGGCTGGCGTTCCGCGGCGTTCCCGGGCTGCCGGCCGGCGCGGGCGGACTCGGCCGCCTCCGTCTCGCCACTCGCGGACTGCTGGGACTGGCGAGCCGGTCGTTCCTGTGCGTCGGCTCGCTGCTGGCCGGCGTCCTGCTGTGCGGCCTGCTGCTGTGCGGCCTGCTGTTGTTCGGCGGCCTGCTGGCAGTTCGGGCAGAACGACTCGCCCTCGTAGCGGAAGATGGGGTTCCCGCAGCGGTCGCAGTGCTGGTTGGTCATCGTCGCGCCCTGCAGGAGGAGTTCGCTCATGCGCTCGGTCTCGCCGCGGTCGTCGTCGGCGTACTTCTCGCGGAGTTCCTCGCGCACGGCTTCCTCGTCGAAGCCGTCGTCCGTGTCGCTCATGGGAGGATACAGGACGCGACGCCTCGAAAAGCCTGCGGCAGCCGCCCGCCGGCAGCCGATTCGACGGTCGTCGAATCGTCGTTAGTCGGTCGTCGCCGTGCGTGCGGGTGGTTTTCCCGCGTTCGCGGAGTCACCGAAGCGCTTAACGGATTCGCCGGCGGTGGGTATACGTGATATGACGAAAGTCAGCATCGTGGGGGCCGCCGGCACGGTCGGCGCCGCCGCAGGCTACAACCTCGCGCTCCGCGACGTCGCCGACGAGCTCGTGTTCGTGGACATCCCGGACAAGGAAGACGAGACCATCGGGCAGGCCGCGGACGCGAACCACGGCGTCGCCTACGACTCCAACACGGAGGTCTATCAGGGGTCCTACGAGGACACCGCCGGCTCCGACGTGGTCGTCATCACCGCCGGGATTCCCCGCCAGCCCGGACAGACGCGCATCGACCTCGCGGGCGACAACGCGCCCATCATGGAGGACATCGGCTCCTCCATCGCCGAGCACAACGACGACTTCGTGACGGTGACGACGTCGAACCCCGTCGACCTGCTGAACCGCCACCTCTACGAGGCGGGCGACCGCGACCGCCACAAGGTCGTCGGGTTCGGCGGCCGCCTCGACAGCGCGCGCTTCCGCTACGTGCTCAGCCAGCGCTTCGACGCGCCCGTGCAGAACGTCGAAGCCACCATCCTCGGCGAGCACGGCGACGCGCAGGTGCCCGTGTTCTCGAAGGTGCGCGTGAACGGCGCCGACCCCGAGTTCAGCGACGACGAGCGCGAGGAAATCCTCGAAGAGCTCCAGCAGTCCGCGATGGACGTCATCGAGCGCAAGGGCGCGACCCAGTGGGGGCCGGCGACGGGCGTCGCCCACATGGTCGAGGCCATCCTCCGCGACACCGGCGAAGTCCTCCCCGGCTCCGTCGTCCTCGACGGCGAGTACGGCCTCGACGACGTGGGCCTCGGCGTCCCCGTGAAGCTCGGCTCGAACGGCGTCGAGGAGGTCGTTGAGTGGGACCTCACGGAGTACGAGCGCGACCAGCTCGGCGAGGCCGCCGAGAAGCTCTCCGAGCAGTACGAGAAAATCGCGTAATTCCGGCGCCGGCTCGTCAGGCCGGCGCGACCTCTTTCGTCACGTCGTCTGGTTCGTCCTCGGTCGCTTCCGCCTCCGGTTCGAGTTCCCGTATCGGCACCTCCTCCCAGTGGTGGCACATCGCAGTCGCTAGTGTGTGGTGCGTTACCATAAATCTAGGTGGGCGCGAGCGCCGCTCAGACGACCTGCTCGCCGTCCTCGTCGTAGACGGCGATGGCGTCAACGGGACACGAGCGCGCCGCGAACTTCGCGTCCAACTCGGCGTCCTCGGGAACCTCCCGCGCGAACACGCCGTCCTCGACCTCCTCGCTGTCCCGCAGGACTGCCTTGCCCGCGTCCGTGTCCTCCTCGAATGCGTCCCACTCCGCCACGCACTGGAACATCCCGATGCAGACGTCCCGGTCGAACTCGACTCGCATACGCAACCGTGGTACCGCCCCGCGTATATCGTTGCCGGGCTAGGTCAGATACGCTCGGCTGGAGTGGCGAGTACAGTCTCGAACACCTCGAAAGCCCCGAGGCTGTGGACTCGGGAGGCTCGCTGCGCTCCTCGGCCTCCGGCCTGCGGTGCTCACGTCGCCTGCCTTCGTCTACAGCCTCGCCCCTTTCAGTCCCATCACCGCCTGTTCGTCAGCCGGTGCTGGGTGGACTGAAAGGGGCGGCGGGCTCGCGCTCGCGTGGTCGTCTCGCCGGCCGCTATCCGCGAGGGAGCGAAGCGACCGAGCGGATATGTCGGCGAGCGACCGCGAGCCCGCCGGGGCTTTCGAAGTGTTCACGGAGAAGTCTGCGACAGTGTTCACACGAGAAGCCTAAAACCACGTTCGGCCGGTGCGACAGTTTAAACCGCGGGACGCGCCTACTTCGGGGCAATGAAAGTCGCGGACGTACCGGGGCTCCCCGAGGGGGTCGCCGACCACCTCGAATCGGGGGGCATCGAGGAGCTGTACCCGCCGCAGGCCGAGGCCGTGGAGGCCGGCGTCGCGGAGGGCGAGAGCCTCGTGGCGAGCGTGCCGACCGCCAGCGGGAAGACGCTCGTCGCGGAGCTGGCGATGCTGTCGGCGGTCGAGCGCGGCGGAAAAGCACTCTACATCGTGCCGCTGCGCGCGCTCGCCGGCGAGAAGGCCACCGAGTTCGAGGAGTTCGAGCAGTTCGGGTTCTCAGTGGGGGTCTCCACGGGGAACTACGAGGACGACGGCTCGCGGCTATCGGGCAACGACATCATCGTCGCGACCTCCGAGAAGGTGGACTCGCTGGTGCGCAACGGCGCGGGCTGGATCGACGACCTCTCCTGCGTGGTCGCGGACGAGGTCCACCTCGTGGACGACGACCACCGCGGGCCGACGCTGGAGGTGACGCTGGCGAAGCTCCGCCAGCGCGTGCAGGACCTCCAAGTGGTGGCGCTGTCCGCGACGGTAGGCAACGCCGACGAGATAGCCGAGTGGCTGGACGCCGAGCTCGTGGACTCGACGTGGCGGCCCATCGACCTGCGGACGGGCGTCCACTACGGGCAGGGGGTCCACTACGACGACGGCACGCAGGAGGAGCTGGCGACCGGCGGCAGCGACAGCCAGACCGCCGCCATCGTCGAGGACACCCTCCAGGACGGCGGCTCGACGCTCGTGTTCGTGAACTCCCGGCGGAACGCCGAGGCGGCGGCGCGCCGGCTCGCGGACGTGACCAAGCAGGGCATCAGCGACGACGACCGACAGCGGCTCCGGGAGGTCGCGGACGAAATCCGGGGCGTCAGCGACACCGAAACGAGCGACGACCTCGCGGACGCCGTGGAGAAGGGCGCGGCGTTCCACCACGCCGGGCTCGCGCGCGAGCACCGCGAACTCGTCGAGGACGCGTTCCGCGAGCGCGCCATCAAGGTCGTCTCCGCGACGCCGACGCTCGCGGCGGGCGTGAACACGCCGAGTCGCCGGGTCGTGGTGCGGGACTGGCAGCGCTACGACGGCACCGCGGGCGGGATGCAGCCGCTGTCCGTGCTGGAAGTCCACCAGATGTTCGGGCGCGCGGGCCGCCCCGGCCGAGACCCGTACGGGGAAGCGGTGTTGCTCGCGAACAACCACGACGAGCTGGAGGAGCTGTTCGACCGCTACATCTACGCGGAGCCCGAGCCCGTGCGCTCGAAGCTCGCGGCCGAGCCCGCGCTCCGGACGCACGTGCTCGCGGCGGTCGCGACCGGCTTCACGACGACGGAGGACGCGCTCCACGAGTTCCTCGGGGAGACGCTGTACGCGACGCAGACCGATGACCCCGGCCGCCTGAAGCGCGTCACGAAGGACGTGCTGGCGTACCTCGAACGGAACGGGTTCGTGGAGCGCGAGGACGGCACGCTGCGCGCGACCAGCACCGGCCACCTCGTGAGCCAGCTGTACGTCGACCCAATGAGCGCGGCGACGCTCGTGGACGGCTTGCGCGCCGCCGAGCGCGGCGAAACCGCCAGCAGTGGCCGCCAGCGAGCGAGCGGCGACCCCGAGGAAGCGGGCTTCCAGACGGCCGGCGAGATGCAGGAAACCGACTCGGAGGCGGACAGTGACGCCGACGGCGAGGGCGCGAGCCCGACGCCGTTCGGCCTGTTCCACCTCGTGAGCCGGACGCCGGACATGTACGAACTCTACCTGCGGTCGGGCGACCGCGAGCAGTACACGGAGCTCGCCTACGAGCGCGAGGACGAACTGCTGGGGTCGGCGCCCCGCGAGGAGGAGGCGGCCTTCGAGGACTGGCTGTCCGCGCTGAAGACCGCGAAACTCCTCGAAGACTGGGCGTCCGAACTGGACGAGGACCGCATCGCGGAGCGCTACGGCGTCGGCCCGGGCGACATCCGCGGGAAGGTCGAGACCGCGGAGTGGCTGCTGCACGCCGCCGAGCGGCTCGCGGGCGACCTCGACGACGTGGAGTCCGCGGCCGCCGTGCGGGAGGCGCGCAAGCGCGTGGAGTACGGCGTCCGGGAGGAACTGCTGGACCTCGCCGGCGTGCGCGACGTCGGCCGGAAGCGCGCGCGACGCCTCTACAACGCGGGCATCGAGTCGCGGGCGGACCTCCGGAACGCGGAGAAGAGCCTCGTGCTGGGCGCGGTCCGCGGGCGCGAGAAGACCGCCGAGCGCATCCTCGAGAACGTCGGCCACCCGGACCCGGAGATGGACGCCGTGAGCGCGGACGCCGACGCGGCGGCGGCCGCCGAGGAGGCCGACCGGAGCGGGCAGGCGAATCTGGGGGACTTCTCGTGAAACTGGTCGCCGGCACCGCAGTCGTCGAGGACGTGGAGACGTTCGTCGCGGACCTCCCGGACGGTGGCCCGGAGACAGCGGTGCAGGCGTTCGACGCGGAGTACGTGGCGGGCCGCGAGCACCTCGCGGCGGCGGTCGAGCACGCCGACCGCGCGTTCGA
Protein-coding sequences here:
- a CDS encoding ferredoxin → MRVEFDRDVCIGMFQCVAEWDAFEEDTDAGKAVLRDSEEVEDGVFAREVPEDAELDAKFAARSCPVDAIAVYDEDGEQVV
- a CDS encoding tyrosine--tRNA ligase, whose translation is MDTYELLTRNAAEVVTEEEVEALADDPDGKRAYVGYEPSGVLHLGHLLTANKLIDLQDAGLEVVVLLADVHAYLNGKGSFEEIRDTAEQMKEQFLAYGLDDDQTEFVLGSDYQLDDDYELDLHELELATSLNRAQRAMAEIQGGETAKVSHVVYPLMQALDIEYLDVDVAVGGMDQRKVHMLAREELPSLGYEKRPAIHTPIVGDLGTGEGKMSSSEGITISMEDSTEDLEEKVNSAFCPPTRDPEGDLVNPVLELFQYHVFPRFEEVVVERPDEYGGNLEYDDYEALAADLEAGELHPADAKGALADYLDELIAPGRQRLRELRSE
- a CDS encoding ATP-dependent DNA helicase; the encoded protein is MKVADVPGLPEGVADHLESGGIEELYPPQAEAVEAGVAEGESLVASVPTASGKTLVAELAMLSAVERGGKALYIVPLRALAGEKATEFEEFEQFGFSVGVSTGNYEDDGSRLSGNDIIVATSEKVDSLVRNGAGWIDDLSCVVADEVHLVDDDHRGPTLEVTLAKLRQRVQDLQVVALSATVGNADEIAEWLDAELVDSTWRPIDLRTGVHYGQGVHYDDGTQEELATGGSDSQTAAIVEDTLQDGGSTLVFVNSRRNAEAAARRLADVTKQGISDDDRQRLREVADEIRGVSDTETSDDLADAVEKGAAFHHAGLAREHRELVEDAFRERAIKVVSATPTLAAGVNTPSRRVVVRDWQRYDGTAGGMQPLSVLEVHQMFGRAGRPGRDPYGEAVLLANNHDELEELFDRYIYAEPEPVRSKLAAEPALRTHVLAAVATGFTTTEDALHEFLGETLYATQTDDPGRLKRVTKDVLAYLERNGFVEREDGTLRATSTGHLVSQLYVDPMSAATLVDGLRAAERGETASSGRQRASGDPEEAGFQTAGEMQETDSEADSDADGEGASPTPFGLFHLVSRTPDMYELYLRSGDREQYTELAYEREDELLGSAPREEEAAFEDWLSALKTAKLLEDWASELDEDRIAERYGVGPGDIRGKVETAEWLLHAAERLAGDLDDVESAAAVREARKRVEYGVREELLDLAGVRDVGRKRARRLYNAGIESRADLRNAEKSLVLGAVRGREKTAERILENVGHPDPEMDAVSADADAAAAAEEADRSGQANLGDFS
- a CDS encoding ornithine cyclodeaminase family protein; translated protein: METLLLNKDDVSENVQMADLIPAVEDAFAAYQTGDAQMPSKSYIDLPEYNGDFRSMPAYLDAGDWDAAGIKWVNVHPDNPTHYDLPTVMGTMVYSDPENAYPLAIMDGTELTMQRTGAAAAVATDYLAIEDATSFGVVGAGVQSYTQLEAISTVRDIEEVVVSDVNEDAVRAFVEHFEDRFDVREGSISDAGHCDVLSTVTPVEDPIVSREDVADHTHVNAMGADAEGKHELADDLLLDAKLVIDDHAQTTHSGEINVPYNAGVLGDDDIYGEVGELVTGLKDGRTPDDGVTVFDSTGLAIQDVAAAHVAYEHADEHDNGYAFDLLGV
- a CDS encoding Sjogren's syndrome/scleroderma autoantigen 1 family protein, which translates into the protein MSDTDDGFDEEAVREELREKYADDDRGETERMSELLLQGATMTNQHCDRCGNPIFRYEGESFCPNCQQAAEQQQAAQQQAAQQDAGQQRADAQERPARQSQQSASGETEAAESARAGRQPGNAAERQPPAEARQPADRQASQPAREQRSAPTEQPAARGEPAASAATGEAADALESSIAALARRGASADDPRRAREFLEAAREAAEALDALHRNA
- a CDS encoding universal stress protein codes for the protein MDILVPVDGSDCSFRALGFAAEMARRYEGRLDAVHFAEAESESTDAVLDRAARVLDAQDVDTEPEVNTDVDVEFRPSDSVGDDILELVEDRGYDHVVMGHHGAGAIERALLGSAAETVLHADRVPVTVIP
- the thsA gene encoding thermosome subunit alpha — translated: MAQQMGNQPLIVLSEDSQRTSGEDAQSMNITAGKAVSEAVRTTLGPKGMDKMLVDSTGEVVVTNDGVTILKEMDIEHPAANMIVEVAETQETEVGDGTTSAVVVSGELLSEAEDLLEQDIHATTLAQGYRQAAEQAREFLEEKAVDISPDDTEELEKLAATSMTGKGAENAKDVLSSLVVRAVQSVADEDSVDTDNIKVEKVTGGAIENSELIEGVIVDKERVNENMPFGVEDAKIALVDDGLEIKETEIDTEVNVTDPDQLQQFLDQEEEQLKEMVDSLADAGANVVFVDGGIDDMAQHYLAQEGILAVRRVKSDDFTRLSRATGATPVSNVNDIEADDLGEAGSVAQKDIGGDERIFVEDVEEAKSVTLILRGGTEHVVDEVERAIDDSLGVVRVTLEDGKVLPGGGAPETELAMELRQFADSVGGREQLAVEAFADALEVIPRTLAENAGHDPIDSLVDLRSQHDAGNSAAGLDAYTGEVIDMDAEGVVEPLRVKTQAIESATEAATMILRIDDVIAAGDLAGGQVGGDDGGDEGPPAGGPGGMGGGMGGGMGGMM
- the mdh gene encoding malate dehydrogenase produces the protein MTKVSIVGAAGTVGAAAGYNLALRDVADELVFVDIPDKEDETIGQAADANHGVAYDSNTEVYQGSYEDTAGSDVVVITAGIPRQPGQTRIDLAGDNAPIMEDIGSSIAEHNDDFVTVTTSNPVDLLNRHLYEAGDRDRHKVVGFGGRLDSARFRYVLSQRFDAPVQNVEATILGEHGDAQVPVFSKVRVNGADPEFSDDEREEILEELQQSAMDVIERKGATQWGPATGVAHMVEAILRDTGEVLPGSVVLDGEYGLDDVGLGVPVKLGSNGVEEVVEWDLTEYERDQLGEAAEKLSEQYEKIA